AAGGTATGAGCCCTTGGTGACTGGCCGATCCTGGATGGAGATCAGGGATGGAAGGATGACAGCCATCAAATCTCAGCCTCCAGGCCTTGGGGCTCCCATGGACAAGCCCCTGGTATCTACAGTCCATTCACTGTAGAGCCCCAAGCTGAGCCTGAACCGAGGGAGAGAAGACACCCCTATGTGCAAAGCTGCAACAGGTAAGTTGGCTTGCCTCCTTCTAGGGGTGTGAGGGCTTTGGCTGATTCAAGAACACATCAGTCAAAAAAATAAGATGAGTTAATTGCTGACTAGAGGGAAGGATAGATAGATTCGTGGtaaagcaaatataacaaaatactaaTTGTAAAGTCTGCAGTGGGTAAATAGGTGTTCAacatttttccagattttatgttttaaaattttcataataaaatactgAGGGAAAAAGCATAATCAGGGACCCAGGGATGTCCAGCCTGGAGTAGACCCTCCCCAGGGGTTGGGCAGATTCTAACAGTTCCAAAGCTCCAGGGGAGCTCAGCCATTCTCTCCCAAGGCAGGATGCTCCCACTAGCACCCTGCACCTGGGCTGACACTCAGTGGGTGCTCAGCAAAAGTCTGCTGGATAAATGTGTCATGTCATCTCTCCCCACATGAGCCCTGTGACCCCTGGCACCCAGAAAACTTGGAGTCAATCCCCTTAGTCACAGCCCAACACGTGCAAACAGAAGCTCAGCATCATGTTAGCACCTCAGGTATGCCTGGTCATCAGAAGGGTTTCACAGATAAAGGCGTTGTAGGGGTGAGGTGTGCACTTGTGAGAACGTGCCCTTGGAATCAGGGAGCAGCTCCTATACCAGCATTTTAGCCATCAGTGGGGATGAGGGGGTCTGACTGAGAGCTGTGGGCTGTGTCCTTGGCCACTGATGAGCCAGGTAAAGGCTCTATGTGGGGGCAGTACATAGGGCCTTTCGGGTTGTACAATAGCCCTCAGTGGACTAGAGGGCAAGAGCAAGGCATGGGAGTGGTAGGGGGAGCCTCTGCAGTGTGGAGAGTCAGGAGGGGGGCTTTCCACTTTGAGCCTGTGATACTTGCCAGGGCTGGGGTTCTGGAGGGGTAGATGCCTAAGGTGATGGGTGAAGTGCACCCCTTAGGCTAGGCACTGAAGCCATGGGAGGGAGTGGCCCCTGCACGGATACCTTAGCCACAGAGCCCTGCTGGCTGCTTGTCCCCCTCCACCCAAGAAGGACACAGCCATCTGTCTAGGTGTTTGTGTTTTCTGGGTTTATTCCTCCTTGTTCCAAGCTCTAAGCCTCAGCCTACTTCACTCGACATCCATGGCCTGCACAGTttcctccagcagctccagggtcaGTGGCATCACTGTCTCCGACAGGACAGCTGTGGTCCCAGGGGCAAAGCGGTACTGTCTGGACCTGGGAAGGAGAAAGGATGACCTCTCAAATTGGCCCATCAAGTGGCCCGTCCTCTCTTTGCAGCCCCCTATCTCCCTTGCTACCACCCCATCCTCCCCTGTGATTCCCCCATCTCACATGCTCCTACCTCTCTATAGGTTCTGTGGGAGAGCTCAGTGTTCGCAGCAGCTTGGCGCTGGTCCCAGTGATCACACATGCATCCACACTGCCCCCGGAGCCCAGGTCACCCAGGATCCCTGCAGTGATGGCTTCCACCAGCAGCTCCTGTGCTGCCTCCAGCtgtaaagatgtgtgtgtgtgtgtgtgagtcctGATGGACCTTTCTAGTATCACCCTCAGGCTACAGCCTGGAGACTGTTAGTCTTGAAGGCTGGACTATTTACCATTTGCTCACACCCaaactcctctctcttccctacacccccatctccaccccagGCTCCTCTACCCTGGTTTCAGTATCCCTCTCTCCAGAGACCCCAATGTTCCCACTGCCCCCATCTTCACAAACTTCTCTGAGTCACACTTGTGGCTCTGCTTCCAGTGGCCTGTTCACCCACCCCCAATCCCTGGCTcactgcctttttctttctgggCCTTAAGCACCTATAAAGTGACATATGCCTTCTGCTTCCATCCACCCTAAACAAAATCCAGACTCCAGACCCCAGCTGCTGTTCCCTTCTCCCTCAACACCAAATGGCCCTCTCTGAGTTTTGACTTCTGGGACAGTCCAAGCTTTGGCACTGTTGGAATAGCACTTCACCCTCACTCCATTGGCCCCTCAGTCTCCACTCAGTCGTCACCTCCGAGAAGCCTTTCCCGACCTCTAGAGTAGGCCAGAGTACCTCTGCGTTTCCCCAGCTCCCGGGTGCAACTTCCCACCAATGCACGCGtagtggggggcggggcgggggagatGTCGCTCACCGTCATGTTCGGCTGGAACCGGTCCTCCAGCACTGCCAGGGCCGCATCCTGGCCGGAGCCTGCAGGCAGGAAGGGCAACTGAGGTCAGCCGCGGCCTCCCAGTCGCGGGATAAACGTTGAGGTCGCACGGGCAGGGTTCTCGGGAAGGGGGCGGAAGCGCTCACCCAGGGCCGTGAAGGGCAGACGGCTGTAGGAGCCGTGGGGGTGCACGCTGTAGAGCTGCGGTCCGGTGAAGTCTACACCGCCCACAATCAGCGAGGCGCCCACGTAGCCCCGGTACCTTTTCGCGGAGTGGGTGCGGTCAGTCGAACGCACAGGAATCCAGGTCCCGCCCCTCCGCGATACCGCCCCTGCACCCGAGCCCCGCCCCTTCCCGTGGTCTGGCGCCCCGTGACCGACAGCGTTCCTTCCTGCCACTCTCTTAGCTCCTCTTAGGCCAGCCTCTTCCGGTCTCTCGGACCTCACAGCCCCGCCCTTTCTCCTGTCAAGCCTCCTCTCAGCCCCGCCCTCCCCGCAACTGCCCCTCCCCAGGATCATTTTAGCCCCGCCCCAGCACCGGAAGAGCGTCTGGCGCAACGCGCGGGTGACGGTGGCCACGCGGGGCTCGCGGCCTGTGGACAGCGCGTGTAGCTCCATGTTGGACGCCGCCATCCGCGTGGTCATCTCTGCGTCCGCGGCTACTCCAGCCCCACAGCAGCTGAAGGCGAAGGGAGGGTTCGTGTGGGCGGGACTAGGATGTGCTGGGACCCGGGATGGGAACGAGGGGGCGGTTCTTGAGGGGGGAACTGGGCGGGGGAATGCTCACTAGATTTTAGGGGCGATGAAGTGGATCTTTTCGCAGCTCTGGTACGCCACGATCGAATCGTTAGTGGCCCGCGTATCCGCGCCCAGGATGACCCCGTCCTGGAGGGGGGGGAGGAGCCATTGGCTCAGTACCCACCTCCCATTCCTGGCCGCTCCTCTGAGTGTTACAATCCCAACTCCCTACTCACTCGGAACACAAGGCCTGCGATGGTGGTTCCGGTCTTGCGTGCATGAGGGACACGGAGCCCCGGGAGGGAGCGTTCCAAGGCTGCGTTTCTGGAAACGGAGGGGAGAAACCCAGGTTTCAGTTCTTCTGGGAACTGAACTGAAACATCCCCTAACTCCGTCCCGGTTTCCCTCACCTTTCGGGTAAGCCTGGGAACCCAAGTCGTTCCACACACGTACCTTCCCCCACCCTCGCCCCCAGTAATTTTAAAGACCCTGGGGCTCCCACTCCCGGAAGCCCCCACTGAGGGCGTAGGCAGCTGGGGAACCAACCATTCCCCCACTCACCTCTCGCAGTTTTCAAAGGAGAAGCCCTTTTGGGGTTCTAGCGCTGTCTTCTGCATCTCCAGGTGGGCAGGGGGTCAGAGGAGTGGGATCAACACGGAGGGAGGAAGGCCGAAGCCTAGACCTCTCTCTGGCTGCACTACTGAGCTTCCTCCTTTTGCTTTCACCTTCCCTCAGAGCATGCCGGCCccttttttctgcatcttctcTTTCACTTTCACCTTCAGCTCTGGTCCGAGGCAGCTTGGGAAGGGGGAGATGCCCCTTGCCTGGCTCTCCATGCTGCTCCTGGGCCCTCTGTCTGAACAGAGGGACAAATCCCTCCTCTCTGGCCACTGTCCAGCCTGAGCCCCGAGCTCTGCCTACCATGACCTCAACTCTAACCTCAGGTCCCAAAGCCCTGAGGCTGTCACATTGACCAGGTCTCTGTTCTCATTGTTGGTGGCCTTCCAACAGCATCAGTCATGTCTGCCATTTGTCCTTCTCCTAACTCCTGCCTCTCTTTTGCTGCCTTTGCCTTCTTCCTAAAACCTCAAACACCGAGGCTCAGTCCTCGGCCAAGGTGATGCTGATCCTTCCGTCTTCCATGTCTCGGATGCTGTCTTCCCTCTCTCAAGAGGGGCACCGTAGCTGTCCATCTGGTGGCTCGTAGGCATGCTGGGCTCTACCCATGGCTAAGCCTTATTTCACATCCCAAATGACCCTTTATCCACTTCTTTCTCCTAATTACTGCTTGTTTTAGCTAGCATCCTCTCTCCCCTGGACACTGCACTGGCCTCCCTGGTTTCCCCACACTTCCTGCCCCTCACCCTCCACCCCAGGCTACACTCTGCCCTGCAGAGAGGGGGCTCTTTTCTAGATTGGAGATCTGGTCACACTCTTCCCCTGGTTAAACCCTGTATCAGCTGCATGCTGTTCTTAGGTTGAAACCAGTCTTTACAGTTACGCTTCTCATTCCATCTCATCTCAGCACAGGCACCACctcttctgggaagccttccctgacccacaAGAATCACCACCTTGTTCCTCCCTAAACTTTTCTCTCAGATCACTTAGCTCCATTAATTAAATCTTCAGTAGTGAAATGACCTATTTAGTGCCTGTCACTCTCCTAGATGCTAAACTCTTGTGCTTCTGTCACCCACCTAGCACTCAAAAGTCTCTGTCTAGAGGCGGGGTCTCACCTGCCCTTTTGGGAGCTAGGAGGGGCAGCTCAGATCGTCCCCATCCTGCACCCTAGGCTCCACGTACCCCCATTCTACAGCTGTGTGTGCAGCTCCCTCCAGTCCCCAGGCCCAGAGCAGAGGCAGGCACGGAGAGGCTGCTTGAATAGCTCAACCAGGAGAGTGGGAAGCTGTACATCTCAAGGTGCCCAATTCAATCCCAGGCTCTAACAAAGCTCTTCTTGCCCTGTGCTCCACAAAGCACCAGGCCTGCAGATGAATGAATCCTGGTGTGAGGACCCTAGCGCCTTTCCCTGAACCCATAACACACGTCAGGGCTTATAGCAGCAAAGGAAGGTCTTTATTCAGGGGGCATGGGCCTTGGGCTGGCAGTTGGGGGTACGGCGGTGCTATTTCGGTAGGTACCCAGCAGGATGGCATTGATATGCTCCAGTGTCTGGTTGCTGAAGACCATATTGAGGTGCTGTATCCCAGGCAGAGGCAGCAGGTGCACAGGCTGCTGTTGGCGGCCCTGCCAGTGGGCACAGAGCTCGGTGCTGCGCGTGGCCACGGTGTCATCCCCGTCCTCATAGAGCACACCCACAGGGTCCGTGTAGGGGAAGCCATGGTCAAAGATGTAGGTGCTGGGTGTGGGCAGGCCCACGCCATACAGACAGTATACTTCTACTCCAGGTGCTGGGAGCCCTGCCAGCAGGTCACGTGACTGTAACCACATGTACCAGCCTTCCTCAAAGTGCAGGTCTGTAAAGAAGCGCTGCAAGTCACGGCTTGTGTAGTTGAAGGTGGGGGTGGAAATGAACACGTGGTCCTCGGGCCATGCCTGGCTGGAAGGAAACATCCAGGGGGACGCTGTTGTCATGCGCTGCTCCTCTTTCAGCTTGATGCTGGACATGATTGGGATGCCCTGGTTGTCACCTGTGGACACAGAGCAAGGTGGGGCAGGGAGCCAGTCCTGGCTACCCCCGGCCCACAACTTGCTCCCCAGCCCAAGCTCAGCTGGATGCTCAACCTTGTCTTGCCCACGCCAAACATCGACTCCAAGTCATGGACTAGAACCGGCCTGGCATTCAGGAGGAGCTCCGTGTGTACTTGTTAAGTGAGAAGCCCTAGTGGCACCTCTGTGAGGCAGAGCTGTAGAGCTTCaacaggagggcagggaggggtttCCTGCGTGTGTGAACAGTGGGGGATGGTGCTGGCAGTTCTCTCTCAGGCAAGTGTCTGTTGGCCCCTGTGGCCTGTGCTGCACAGGGCTCAGAGCTGTGTTCTGGGAAGAATGAAATGAGACCAATCTCTGTTTGACACTCATTGATATAGTctggggagtgtttccttcactTAAGCTCCTAGGGGTAAGGCCATGTCTGGCTGTGCTCAGAATACAGTGGGTGCTCCGCAGGTGGTAGCTATGCCACTCCttggggaagggcaggaggggcTCCCGGGGTCTGGCCCTGGCTTAGGGCAGATCCCTGGGCAAAGGGGCTCCTGGGAGCAGAAGGCAGCCGAAAGCTGAGTGGGTAGGACCTGAGGCCACAAGGAACAGACCTCAGCAATGAGTCAGATTGCTGGGGTTAACTTCCTCTTTGTTTACTTCCCCTTTGTCATCGCTGAGACACTGTCAGGAGACACTCTAATGGTCCAGGCCAGGCTCACTGCTCTCAGAGGGCCAATGAAAGGGGCTGTGCCCCAGAGGTGGTAGACAACACCCCCAGCCTGGCATTGCGAGAAGAAACAGGAGTGAGGGAAGGCCCACAGTCAGCTTcattccaccccccacccctccccatggGACACAAGTGATCAGAGGCCCTCTCACCTGAGGCCAAGATTATCATGGGCTTGATGGAGCCACCCCAGGGAGCCCCAAGAGAGATGAAACCATCGATGAAGCGGTCCTTCCAGGCCTGGGGCTGGCGCAGTAAGAAATAGAGCAAGTGCAGGCAGCCGAGGCTGTGCCCAATGAGGAAGACAGGCCTTCTGTAGGTAGCGTGCATTTCCTCCACTAGCCCAGCAAGCTTCAGGTAGTACTCCTCCTGCTGGCCTGCAGGGGGGTGGATGGGTCAGCACAGCTGGGATTAGGGGCCACCTGCCCTGCCTCAAGCCCCCTATGCACAGAGATACTCACTGGGCTCCAGCCGCCAGTCGTAGGGGGCGGCCCGCACCGTCTCATCCCGCACATACCCATTGTTGACCAAGTTCTGAACCAGTGTGTGCATGTAACCTGTGGGCGAGGCAGCGGCACTGGGGGTTCTGGCCGTGGCTCCTGTAAGCCCACCAAGCCTAGAGCCCCACACTTTCCTGCAACACACACACCTGCCAACTTGCTGTTGTCCAGATACTCAACAGAGTAGGTCTTGCCAAAGCCGGGAACACGGATCTGTACACCAGGAGCATTGGATACTCGCCCAGAGCTGCGGTTGTAGACAACCCTGGGGGCAGTGGGACAGTCAGCGAAGCGGCAaccaaggagcagggtggggggctAGGCCAGAGGGGATGGCACGAACCTGGTGTTATCGATCCAGCAGTCTACCCCAACGGGTAGGAACATATTGAGATCCAGCCAGATGGTGAAAAAGTCATCTGTCTTGCGGTAGCACATCCAGTTCACCACGTTTGGTTTATCCAGCTTGGCTTCCAGCTGATTCCCCAGGCAGCCAGGCACTGCGGGCACCAGCCTTCACTCTGGATCCCTCCCATTTCCCTGCAGTGGACCCCACCCGGGTCTCACCTCCCCGACACTGCAGTGACCAGCCCCGCCCCTTCATCTCCcacaccctccacccccagggaCGAAGGACAAGATCCTCTCTTTCTGATCACATCCCCCGCCCCGTCCCCCCAAAGCCCAGGCTCCCCTCAGTCAGGGAGGGTACAGGGGCCAAGGCCACtgacccctgcccccaccaagCAAACATCTAGCGTGGCTCTCCATCACTGCCAAAGTCCAAGGGGAGAACAAATAGTACGAGGGAGTGGGGCCGGGCCTAGGAGCAGGGGCAGGACCTGATGAGCCTCTCCTGCTCTCCTGGGCTGGGCACCTTGTCCTTGCCGGGTTGGGGGCTGAGGAAGGAGTGGTGGGGCTTGGACCAGGGTCCGGTGACTACAGCTGACCACAGCTTGTAATGCCCCAGCCAAGCCCTCAGGCACACCCACCCTCTACTCCACCCACCTCGGGGAGACAACTCCAAGAACAGTGTAGTGCGAGAAGGGGTTGATTTCTCTGCAGGACAAGCCTTTGGCCCCTCCAGACGCTGAGGCAGGGATCAGGGCTAATGCAAGGGCAGAAGGGCCTCGGCAGGCTCTGCTAccaggggctggggcccaggttccccAAGGTCTGCCCTGGTGTATCAGGGGCCTGGTGGGGGCTTACCGAGGATGACGGGCCGTGTGTGGTTACTGAGCTCAGCCTTGGGCGTGGTGTGCGGGGGGAAGAGCACATTGAAGAGCCAgaagggggcggcgggggggagcagcagccccagcagcaGCAAGACCCACTGCCGCGGGGAGCCGGGCGGCCCCATTCCAGCCCTCGTGCCTAGTGCCCAGTGGAGCAGTCCTGGGCTGGCCTTatctggagtgggggtgggaggggccccAGGGTCAGTGGGAGGGACAGCCTGGCCAATGGGGGTGGCCAGAGATTGCCGGAAAGGGGCACAGCCTCAGGGAGCCGGCTCTGGGCCTGGGTTCAGTTCCGCCTTCTTCCCTTGGTGCCAGGGGAAACAGAGCCGGGGCAGCGGGAGGCCCAGAAGTACACAATGTTTTATTGAAAAAAGTCAGGCTTCAGCTGGCTGGTTCCATTCAGCTCGGCTTGGTGGGAGTCCCTGCCCACAGTAGCCTGAGTCAGATCTTCCTGCAGGCCGGCTGGGCCAGACCCCTCCCTGGtcgcccttcccctcctctctgatGGTGACATTCGAACAATAAATATGCAATAAATAGCGCTCCTGGGCCAGCTGCCTTCAAACCCCACATCAGCCCCCACCAGTCTTCTGAGTCAGGACAGGCGTCCTGGGGTGCTGGACAGGAAGTCCCCAAACCTCTCAGGGTCTTGCAGGACCTCGGATCCACCTCCATTGCCAGGTCTGGGCCCAGTCTCCAAGGAGACCTAGCAAAGCT
Above is a window of Balaenoptera ricei isolate mBalRic1 chromosome 19, mBalRic1.hap2, whole genome shotgun sequence DNA encoding:
- the PSMB10 gene encoding proteasome subunit beta type-10; protein product: MQKTALEPQKGFSFENCERNAALERSLPGLRVPHARKTGTTIAGLVFRDGVILGADTRATNDSIVAYQSCEKIHFIAPKIYCCGAGVAADAEMTTRMAASNMELHALSTGREPRVATVTRALRQTLFRYRGYVGASLIVGGVDFTGPQLYSVHPHGSYSRLPFTALGSGQDAALAVLEDRFQPNMTLEAAQELLVEAITAGILGDLGSGGSVDACVITGTSAKLLRTLSSPTEPIERSRQYRFAPGTTAVLSETVMPLTLELLEETVQAMDVE
- the LCAT gene encoding phosphatidylcholine-sterol acyltransferase, whose amino-acid sequence is MGPPGSPRQWVLLLLGLLLPPAAPFWLFNVLFPPHTTPKAELSNHTRPVILVPGCLGNQLEAKLDKPNVVNWMCYRKTDDFFTIWLDLNMFLPVGVDCWIDNTRVVYNRSSGRVSNAPGVQIRVPGFGKTYSVEYLDNSKLAGYMHTLVQNLVNNGYVRDETVRAAPYDWRLEPSQQEEYYLKLAGLVEEMHATYRRPVFLIGHSLGCLHLLYFLLRQPQAWKDRFIDGFISLGAPWGGSIKPMIILASGDNQGIPIMSSIKLKEEQRMTTASPWMFPSSQAWPEDHVFISTPTFNYTSRDLQRFFTDLHFEEGWYMWLQSRDLLAGLPAPGVEVYCLYGVGLPTPSTYIFDHGFPYTDPVGVLYEDGDDTVATRSTELCAHWQGRQQQPVHLLPLPGIQHLNMVFSNQTLEHINAILLGTYRNSTAVPPTASPRPMPPE